From Heliomicrobium modesticaldum Ice1, a single genomic window includes:
- a CDS encoding helix-turn-helix domain-containing protein: MISAQDRRTVVELIKEANINGARISKACKVLSISRRTYERWNKSGDEIADRRPLAQRPVPKNKLTEEERQEVLNTVNQKEYSSLPPKTDAKQPGSRRLRSERSEES; this comes from the coding sequence ATGATCAGTGCCCAAGATCGCAGAACAGTCGTAGAACTGATCAAAGAAGCGAATATCAATGGAGCCCGAATTTCAAAGGCGTGCAAGGTACTGAGTATTTCTAGAAGGACCTATGAACGGTGGAACAAATCTGGAGATGAAATCGCCGATAGACGACCACTGGCCCAGCGTCCCGTACCGAAGAACAAGCTGACCGAAGAAGAGCGACAAGAGGTTCTCAACACCGTCAATCAAAAGGAATATAGCAGTTTGCCTCCTAAAACGGATGCTAAGCAACCCGGCAGCCGCCGCTTGCGGTCGGAGCGAAGCGAAGAGTCTTGA